In Apteryx mantelli isolate bAptMan1 chromosome 16, bAptMan1.hap1, whole genome shotgun sequence, a single genomic region encodes these proteins:
- the LOC106491333 gene encoding parvalbumin, thymic CPV3, with translation MSITDILSPSDIAAALRDCQAPDSFSPKKFFQISGMSKKSSSQIKEIFRILDNDQSGFIEEDELKYFLQRFECGARVLTSSETKTLLAAADHDGDGKIGAEEFQELVQS, from the exons ATGAGCATCACAGACATTCTAAGCCCTTCTgatattgctgctgctctgcGGGACTGCCAAG ctCCAGATTCCTTTAGTCCCAAAAAATTCTTTCAGATCAGTGGGATGTCTAAAAAGAGTAGCAGTCAGATCAAGGAGATCTTCCGGATTCTCGACAACGATCAAAGTGGCTTTATTGAGGAAGATGAGCTCAA ATATTTTCTTCAGAGGTTTGAATGTGGAGCCAGAGTGTTGACCAGTTCAGAAACTAAGACCCTCTTGGCAGCTGCAGATCATGATGGGGATGGTAAAATTGGGGCTGAAG AATTCCAGGAACTGGTGCAGTCTTAG